The following are from one region of the Natronosporangium hydrolyticum genome:
- a CDS encoding AzlC family ABC transporter permease, which produces MRSVWRTAGRGLLRDIAALAVAALAIGVSFGAIAVAAGVPGWLAVTMSLLVFAGGSQFLAVGLLAAGSPAGALLGGLLLNARHLPFGLALAERGGDDEPNRPVPRQSDGTSQAATPAVIGTGWLSRLVGSHLLIDESVAFALAQADPRQRRAAFWLTGLALFTVWNLGTLAGVVLGGAVADPAALGLDAAFPAGLLALLWPSLRDPAARRVATVGVAVALLTTPVLPAGMPVLLALTGLVAVKLPLPRRRTQPEVRR; this is translated from the coding sequence ATGAGATCGGTATGGCGAACTGCCGGCCGTGGGCTGCTGCGCGACATCGCCGCGCTGGCGGTGGCCGCGCTAGCCATTGGAGTGTCATTCGGCGCGATCGCGGTCGCCGCCGGGGTGCCAGGCTGGCTGGCGGTGACCATGTCGTTGCTGGTCTTCGCCGGCGGTTCGCAGTTTCTCGCGGTCGGACTACTCGCCGCGGGGAGCCCCGCGGGCGCGCTCCTCGGTGGGCTGTTGCTGAACGCGCGGCACCTGCCATTCGGACTCGCCCTGGCCGAGCGCGGAGGCGACGATGAGCCGAACCGCCCAGTACCCCGGCAGTCCGACGGCACCAGCCAGGCGGCGACGCCCGCCGTAATCGGCACCGGATGGTTGAGCCGGCTTGTCGGCAGTCACCTGCTCATCGACGAGTCGGTGGCGTTCGCGTTGGCGCAGGCCGATCCGCGTCAGCGCCGCGCCGCGTTCTGGCTCACTGGTCTCGCGTTGTTCACGGTATGGAACCTCGGCACCCTCGCCGGGGTGGTGCTCGGTGGCGCCGTCGCCGACCCGGCAGCGCTCGGGCTCGACGCGGCGTTCCCGGCCGGCCTGCTCGCGCTGTTGTGGCCGAGCCTGCGCGACCCGGCGGCCCGGCGAGTCGCCACAGTCGGGGTAGCGGTCGCGCTGCTCACCACCCCGGTGCTGCCGGCCGGGATGCCGGTACTACTGGCGCTCACCGGCCTGGTGGCGGTGAAACTTCCGCTGCCGAGGCGGCGAACCCAGCCGGAGGTGCGGCGGTGA
- a CDS encoding helix-turn-helix domain-containing protein: MTSAPPHAVIAAAVRQERERAGLTLSELARRANVAKSTLSQLESGAGNPSVETLWALAVALDVPFSQLVSPPPPPRVQVVRAGAGAWHRSEQADFAGALLSAGSRSRRDLYIIELAEGNGRAADAHIPGSVEHLVVAAGKLRAGPVDAPVDLGPGDYATFPGDTPHHYQALAPGTWAVLMMEHPG, translated from the coding sequence ATGACGAGTGCCCCGCCTCACGCCGTCATCGCCGCTGCGGTCCGCCAGGAGCGGGAACGCGCAGGCTTGACCCTCAGCGAGTTGGCCCGCCGGGCCAACGTCGCCAAGTCCACCCTCTCGCAACTCGAGTCAGGCGCCGGCAACCCCAGCGTAGAGACGCTGTGGGCGCTGGCGGTCGCGCTCGATGTGCCGTTTAGCCAACTGGTGTCACCCCCGCCACCGCCCAGGGTTCAGGTGGTCCGCGCCGGTGCCGGTGCCTGGCACCGCTCTGAACAGGCCGACTTCGCGGGCGCTCTACTCTCCGCCGGATCCCGGAGCCGGCGGGACCTCTACATCATCGAACTAGCCGAGGGCAACGGTCGGGCAGCCGACGCCCACATCCCCGGCAGCGTCGAACACCTCGTGGTCGCCGCCGGCAAGCTCCGGGCGGGCCCGGTGGACGCCCCGGTCGACCTCGGCCCCGGTGACTACGCCACCTTCCCCGGCGACACACCGCACCACTACCAGGCGCTCGCGCCAGGCACCTGGGCGGTGCTGATGATGGAGCACCCCGGCTAA